One genomic region from Streptomyces sp. NBC_00457 encodes:
- a CDS encoding DUF1996 domain-containing protein: MLGGGGLIAANVYASATEDGATQSGTDQVLASGAATIDCPDVGSRLTTVPDTARPDVDRELAVLDQQITDAYQRLREAQAAQQDGGSVDGGIMNPLKEDRTATIESIAQAIDGAGDRPEGLDALAACELRAPEAPVENGDQNGQDQAEGDAGQEAGEGQDQEQQDGQDGGEQPAGNGPVAADYADITAVQPNAPSPANASRGTFTTSCGVNENGLFNSDNVIVAPGVSNGAHHFHDYIGNQANDAFASDDDLAAADTSCEDAGDKSTYYWPVVRLQNGVQEQDANSPGGGIEGNTGEIVTPKQVTLNFVGSPQGDVTAMPRFLRIITGDAKAFVNGTANANASWSCTGFEDRQLKDKYPLCPQGSDVVRTFKFQSCWDGSNIDSANHRTHVAFAAADGSCPSGFKAIPQLVQRIVYDIDAPSLDDGGRTTPLFAVDAFPEQLHKPVTDHGDFINVFDEDLMTEMVDCINSGRQCGAGTGDGGGDEPEQPTPPADEPEQSAPPADEPEQSAPPAGEPEKPSPSADDPSGGDNGEATPGDPGNGQQDEEPPADTPATEPENGAANPPAEADEPKVYATPSPEQSDAAAPAQGGAGQDQEIGEAATEQPVANDVGSDQQAAGQTEPQTVDGSLAETGAKLWPAAAGAVLLIAGLLLLRRRGSA, translated from the coding sequence ATGCTGGGCGGAGGTGGACTGATAGCCGCGAACGTCTACGCGTCGGCGACCGAGGACGGCGCCACGCAGAGCGGGACCGATCAGGTCCTCGCCTCCGGAGCCGCCACGATCGACTGCCCGGACGTGGGCAGCCGGCTGACGACGGTGCCGGACACCGCACGGCCGGACGTCGACCGTGAACTCGCCGTGCTCGACCAGCAGATCACCGACGCCTACCAGCGTCTGAGGGAGGCCCAGGCCGCGCAGCAGGACGGCGGCTCCGTCGACGGCGGGATCATGAACCCGCTGAAGGAAGACCGGACCGCCACGATCGAGAGCATCGCCCAGGCCATCGACGGCGCCGGCGACCGCCCCGAAGGCCTCGACGCGCTCGCGGCCTGCGAACTGCGCGCCCCCGAGGCCCCGGTCGAGAACGGGGACCAGAACGGCCAGGACCAGGCGGAAGGCGACGCGGGCCAGGAGGCGGGCGAGGGCCAGGATCAGGAGCAGCAGGACGGCCAGGACGGGGGCGAGCAGCCGGCCGGCAACGGTCCCGTGGCCGCCGACTACGCGGACATCACCGCCGTCCAGCCCAACGCGCCGAGCCCGGCGAACGCCTCCCGCGGCACCTTCACCACCAGCTGCGGCGTCAACGAGAACGGCCTGTTCAACTCGGACAACGTGATCGTGGCCCCCGGCGTCTCCAACGGCGCCCACCACTTCCACGACTACATCGGCAACCAGGCCAACGACGCCTTCGCGAGCGACGACGACCTGGCCGCCGCCGACACCAGCTGCGAGGACGCGGGCGACAAGTCCACGTACTACTGGCCCGTGGTGCGCCTGCAGAACGGCGTCCAGGAACAGGACGCGAACTCTCCCGGCGGCGGCATCGAGGGCAACACCGGTGAGATCGTCACGCCCAAGCAGGTCACGCTGAACTTCGTGGGCAGCCCGCAGGGCGACGTCACGGCCATGCCGCGGTTCCTGCGCATCATCACCGGCGACGCCAAGGCGTTCGTCAACGGCACCGCCAACGCCAACGCCTCATGGAGCTGCACCGGCTTCGAGGACCGGCAGCTCAAGGACAAGTACCCGCTCTGCCCGCAGGGCAGCGACGTCGTGCGCACCTTCAAGTTCCAGAGTTGCTGGGACGGCTCGAACATCGACAGCGCCAACCACCGCACGCACGTGGCCTTCGCCGCGGCCGACGGCAGCTGCCCGTCCGGCTTCAAGGCCATCCCGCAACTGGTGCAGCGCATCGTCTACGACATCGACGCACCGAGCCTCGACGACGGTGGCCGTACGACGCCGCTGTTCGCGGTGGACGCCTTCCCCGAGCAGCTGCACAAGCCGGTCACGGACCACGGCGACTTCATCAACGTCTTCGACGAGGACCTGATGACGGAGATGGTGGACTGCATCAACAGCGGCCGCCAGTGCGGTGCGGGAACCGGTGACGGTGGGGGCGACGAGCCCGAGCAGCCGACTCCTCCCGCGGACGAGCCTGAGCAGTCGGCGCCGCCCGCCGACGAACCCGAGCAGTCGGCCCCGCCCGCGGGCGAGCCGGAGAAGCCGTCGCCGAGCGCGGACGACCCGTCCGGCGGCGACAACGGCGAGGCCACCCCCGGCGACCCGGGCAACGGGCAGCAGGACGAGGAGCCTCCGGCCGACACGCCGGCCACCGAGCCGGAGAACGGCGCCGCGAACCCTCCGGCCGAGGCCGACGAGCCCAAGGTCTACGCCACGCCGTCCCCGGAGCAGTCCGACGCCGCCGCCCCCGCACAGGGCGGCGCAGGACAGGACCAGGAGATCGGGGAGGCCGCGACCGAGCAGCCGGTGGCCAACGACGTCGGGTCCGACCAGCAGGCAGCGGGACAGACCGAACCGCAGACCGTCGACGGCTCACTCGCCGAAACCGGCGCGAAGCTGTGGCCGGCCGCGGCCGGGGCGGTGCTCCTGATCGCCGGTCTGCTGCTGTTGCGGCGACGCGGCTCGGCATGA
- the mgrA gene encoding L-glyceraldehyde 3-phosphate reductase produces the protein MNHVANPERYNGTMRYRRTGRSGLDLPVLSLGYWHNFGDDRPFDTQREIALRAFDLGITHHDLANNYGPPYGAAEINFGRLMRRDLAPYRDELVISTKAGWDMWPGPYGQGGGSRKYVLASLDQSLRRTGLEYVDIFYSHRLDATTPLEETMGALDTAVRQGKALYVGISSYDTERTRQAAAILRELGTPLLIHQPSYSMLNRWIETDGLLDAAQEEGFGVIGFTALAQGLLTGRYLNGVPDDSRAAQGTSFDTTWLSEEMLHRLRALNDIAARRGQTLAQMALAWALRDARVTSLVIGASRTEQLEQNVAALENPDFSAEELAEIDKYAGDGGVDLWQDARLGKLR, from the coding sequence ATGAACCACGTCGCGAATCCCGAGCGCTACAACGGCACCATGCGCTACCGGCGCACCGGACGCTCGGGACTCGACCTGCCCGTGCTGTCCCTGGGCTACTGGCACAACTTCGGCGACGACCGCCCCTTCGACACCCAGCGCGAGATCGCGCTGCGGGCCTTCGACCTCGGCATCACGCACCACGACCTCGCCAACAACTACGGCCCGCCGTACGGGGCCGCGGAGATCAACTTCGGTCGGCTGATGCGGCGGGACCTCGCCCCGTACCGGGACGAGCTGGTGATCTCCACCAAGGCCGGCTGGGACATGTGGCCGGGGCCCTACGGCCAGGGCGGCGGCTCCCGCAAGTACGTCCTCGCCTCGCTGGACCAGTCGCTGCGCCGGACGGGGCTGGAGTACGTGGACATCTTCTACTCCCACCGACTCGACGCGACCACCCCGCTCGAGGAGACGATGGGCGCGCTGGACACCGCGGTGCGCCAGGGCAAGGCCCTCTACGTCGGTATCTCCTCGTACGACACCGAGCGCACCCGGCAGGCGGCCGCCATCCTCCGGGAGCTGGGCACGCCGCTGCTCATCCATCAGCCGTCGTACAGCATGCTCAACCGCTGGATCGAGACCGACGGGCTGCTCGACGCCGCACAGGAGGAGGGCTTCGGGGTCATCGGGTTCACGGCGCTCGCCCAGGGGCTGCTGACCGGGCGCTACTTGAACGGCGTTCCCGACGACTCGCGGGCCGCGCAGGGCACGTCGTTCGACACCACGTGGCTGTCCGAGGAGATGCTGCACAGGCTGCGGGCGCTGAACGACATCGCCGCCCGACGGGGGCAGACCCTGGCCCAGATGGCCCTCGCGTGGGCGCTGCGCGACGCACGCGTCACCTCCCTCGTCATCGGCGCCTCGCGGACCGAGCAGCTGGAGCAGAACGTCGCCGCACTGGAGAACCCCGACTTCAGCGCCGAGGAACTGGCCGAGATCGACAAGTACGCCGGCGACGGCGGCGTCGACCTGTGGCAGGACGCCCGCCTCGGCAAGCTCCGCTGA
- a CDS encoding oxidoreductase, giving the protein MTKWAAADVPDQRGRTVVVTGANSGLGAEVTRALAGAGAHVIMACRDPDRARAVAEPIGGDAEVRRLDLADLSSVRTFADGLDGEVDVLINNAGVMAVPQGTTADGFERHIGTNHLGPYALTGLLINRVRDRVVTVYSGLHVLGRISDDLNWERRRYQRWLAYAQSKLANVLFAHELQRRLTAAGRRTISVAAHPGIAATEGQRRDTSFQGKILAGGPAQSPAMGALPILYAAAAPGIVGGTCIGPDGFLQRHGHPTTVGSSRTSRDGTLAARLWERSELLTGVRYFIEPR; this is encoded by the coding sequence ATGACCAAGTGGGCGGCGGCGGACGTACCCGACCAGCGCGGGCGCACGGTGGTCGTCACCGGGGCGAACAGCGGGCTCGGCGCGGAGGTCACCCGGGCACTGGCCGGGGCCGGCGCTCACGTGATCATGGCGTGCCGCGACCCGGACCGGGCGCGCGCGGTGGCGGAGCCGATCGGCGGGGACGCCGAGGTGCGCCGCCTCGATCTGGCCGATCTGTCGTCGGTGCGGACGTTCGCCGACGGTCTCGACGGCGAGGTCGACGTGCTGATCAACAACGCGGGCGTCATGGCGGTGCCGCAGGGCACCACGGCGGACGGTTTCGAGCGGCACATCGGCACCAACCACTTGGGGCCGTACGCTCTCACCGGCCTGCTGATCAACCGCGTACGCGACCGTGTCGTCACCGTGTACAGCGGCCTGCACGTGCTCGGCCGGATCAGCGACGACCTGAACTGGGAACGCCGCCGCTACCAGCGGTGGCTGGCCTACGCGCAGTCCAAGCTCGCCAACGTGCTGTTCGCCCACGAACTCCAGCGCCGACTCACCGCGGCGGGCCGACGAACCATCTCGGTGGCCGCCCACCCCGGCATCGCCGCCACCGAGGGGCAGCGCCGCGACACGTCGTTCCAGGGAAAGATTCTCGCCGGCGGGCCCGCGCAGAGCCCCGCGATGGGCGCGCTGCCGATCCTGTACGCGGCGGCGGCTCCCGGGATCGTGGGCGGCACCTGCATCGGGCCGGACGGGTTCCTGCAGCGGCACGGGCATCCGACGACGGTCGGTTCGAGCCGTACGTCACGCGACGGCACGCTCGCCGCCCGCTTGTGGGAGCGGTCCGAACTCCTCACCGGCGTCCGCTACTTCATCGAGCCCCGCTGA
- a CDS encoding class I SAM-dependent methyltransferase encodes MPGHARSEGGKVTAEDQRPPAAVVFDALGATYEKAFAQSEAHRASLERLLGRLAPGSRVLDVGSGTGRPTAETLAAAGHDVLGFDVSPVMVDLAARQVPDAAFRCADIREVPLHEGAFDAVCVYFSLLQMSRREQSDLVRRLARALKPAGQMALATVPVDVEDFETVFMGQSVRATSFSAEDFTALLTAAGLAVLSEESVMFTPALPDAPPEPHLFVHCEREPSAG; translated from the coding sequence ATGCCCGGGCACGCGCGCAGCGAAGGGGGCAAAGTGACCGCAGAGGACCAACGTCCGCCGGCCGCAGTGGTGTTCGACGCGTTGGGGGCGACGTACGAGAAGGCCTTCGCGCAGTCCGAGGCGCATCGGGCCTCGCTGGAACGGCTGCTCGGCCGGCTCGCCCCCGGCAGCCGGGTGCTGGACGTGGGCAGCGGCACGGGGCGGCCCACCGCCGAGACGCTCGCCGCGGCGGGACATGACGTCCTCGGGTTCGACGTCTCCCCCGTCATGGTGGACCTCGCCGCCCGGCAGGTGCCCGACGCCGCCTTCCGCTGCGCCGACATCCGCGAAGTCCCCCTCCACGAGGGCGCGTTCGACGCGGTCTGCGTGTACTTCTCGCTGTTGCAGATGTCCCGCCGGGAGCAGTCCGACCTCGTACGGCGTCTGGCGCGTGCGCTCAAGCCCGCCGGGCAGATGGCGCTCGCCACGGTGCCGGTCGACGTCGAGGACTTCGAGACCGTTTTCATGGGGCAGTCCGTGCGCGCGACCAGCTTCTCCGCCGAGGACTTCACCGCCCTGCTCACCGCCGCGGGCCTGGCGGTGCTGTCCGAGGAGAGCGTGATGTTCACGCCCGCGCTCCCCGATGCCCCGCCCGAGCCGCATCTGTTCGTGCACTGCGAGCGGGAGCCCTCGGCAGGCTGA
- a CDS encoding SAM-dependent methyltransferase, with amino-acid sequence MTDIPVTEPAAFWEARYRDSTRVWSGRPNDLLVREAAGLRPGTALDLGCGEGADAVWLASRGWHVTGVDISATALERAAEHAVEAGVGDRVAWERHELGETFPQGRFDLVSAHYLQSPVGIDQEKVLRRAAEAVDADGTLLLVLHAAWPSWQTEAPFDVQFPTLDGVLAQLALSEGSWTVETMETVRRPSVSPDGIEGHREDNVWRIRRTGP; translated from the coding sequence ATGACCGACATCCCCGTCACGGAGCCCGCCGCGTTCTGGGAGGCCCGCTACCGCGACAGCACCCGAGTCTGGAGCGGGCGCCCGAACGACCTGCTCGTCCGTGAGGCGGCCGGCCTCCGCCCGGGCACCGCCCTCGACCTGGGGTGCGGTGAGGGCGCCGACGCGGTGTGGCTGGCGTCGCGCGGCTGGCACGTCACCGGCGTCGACATCTCCGCCACCGCCCTCGAACGCGCCGCCGAGCACGCCGTCGAGGCCGGTGTCGGCGACCGGGTCGCCTGGGAACGCCACGAACTGGGCGAGACTTTCCCGCAGGGACGCTTCGACCTGGTGAGCGCGCACTATCTGCAGTCCCCGGTCGGAATCGACCAGGAGAAGGTGCTGCGGCGGGCCGCCGAAGCGGTCGACGCCGACGGCACCCTGCTCCTCGTGCTGCATGCCGCCTGGCCGTCGTGGCAGACCGAAGCGCCCTTCGACGTGCAGTTCCCCACGCTCGACGGAGTGCTCGCCCAACTCGCCCTGTCCGAAGGGAGTTGGACCGTCGAGACCATGGAGACGGTCCGCCGGCCGAGCGTCTCGCCCGACGGCATCGAGGGCCACCGGGAGGACAACGTGTGGCGCATCCGGCGTACCGGCCCCTGA
- a CDS encoding S1 family peptidase, with amino-acid sequence MRRTRLMRAGLAALLMLGSLAVAGTLPAAASDSPDTPSLSTGLLQAMQRDLGLSKDQAEARLKAERTATELAPSARRAAGAAYGGSWFDAESGRLTVAVTPDASPTTVRAVEAAGAAVRTVEHSARQLDAAKARIDRLSAPSGVSSWHVDPAANTVVVNVVDDERADNDVQRFLSQARKTGPVTVRTVADAPETFAAGTVGGDPYYTGNVRCSIGFSVHGGFVTAGHCGGAGAGVRGWDGSYIGNFQGSSFPGDDYAWVNVGSGWWTVPVVLGWGTVPDQLVRGSAVAPVGSSICRSGSTTHWHCGRVLAMNETVNYSQGAVHQMTKTSVCAQPGDSGGSFISGDQAQGVTSGGWGNCSSGGETWFQPVNEILGRYGLTLHTA; translated from the coding sequence ATGAGACGCACCAGACTCATGCGCGCCGGCCTGGCCGCCCTCCTGATGCTGGGCAGCTTGGCCGTCGCCGGAACACTGCCGGCCGCCGCGAGCGACTCCCCCGACACACCATCCCTCTCCACCGGCCTGCTGCAGGCGATGCAGCGGGATCTCGGACTGTCGAAGGACCAGGCCGAAGCGCGGCTGAAGGCCGAGCGGACCGCCACGGAGCTGGCACCCTCGGCACGCCGGGCCGCCGGAGCCGCGTACGGCGGTTCATGGTTCGACGCCGAGAGCGGACGGCTGACCGTCGCCGTCACCCCGGACGCCTCCCCCACGACCGTACGGGCCGTCGAGGCGGCCGGCGCCGCCGTCCGCACCGTAGAGCACAGTGCGCGACAGCTCGACGCGGCGAAGGCACGTATCGACCGGCTCTCCGCGCCCTCGGGCGTGAGCAGTTGGCACGTCGATCCGGCCGCGAACACCGTCGTGGTGAACGTGGTCGACGACGAGCGCGCCGACAACGATGTCCAGCGGTTCCTCTCGCAGGCCCGCAAGACCGGACCGGTGACGGTGCGGACCGTCGCGGACGCGCCGGAGACCTTCGCGGCCGGCACCGTCGGCGGCGACCCCTACTACACCGGCAACGTCCGCTGCTCCATCGGCTTCTCCGTCCACGGCGGCTTCGTCACCGCCGGGCACTGCGGTGGCGCCGGGGCCGGGGTGCGCGGCTGGGACGGCTCGTACATCGGGAACTTCCAGGGCTCCTCGTTCCCGGGCGACGACTACGCCTGGGTCAACGTCGGCAGCGGCTGGTGGACCGTGCCGGTGGTCCTCGGCTGGGGCACGGTCCCGGACCAGTTGGTGCGCGGCTCGGCCGTGGCGCCCGTCGGCAGCTCCATCTGCCGCTCCGGCTCGACCACGCACTGGCACTGCGGCCGGGTGCTGGCCATGAACGAGACCGTCAACTACAGCCAGGGCGCGGTGCACCAGATGACCAAGACCAGCGTCTGCGCCCAGCCCGGCGACTCCGGCGGCTCCTTCATCAGCGGGGACCAGGCACAGGGCGTCACCTCCGGCGGCTGGGGCAACTGCTCCAGCGGCGGGGAGACCTGGTTCCAGCCCGTGAACGAGATCCTGGGCCGCTACGGGCTGACCCTGCACACCGCCTGA
- a CDS encoding SH3 domain-containing protein, whose protein sequence is MTTRTFTRAALVGAGALALLGPLTATAASASDARVLAAPYAVVPYENVNVRQGPASSTAKVGSVAADQPRGAYCWTRGETVSDHGVTNDVWVQLVEGYVSAVYLKGNEYGDLPASATC, encoded by the coding sequence ATGACCACCCGCACCTTCACCAGGGCCGCACTCGTCGGCGCCGGAGCACTCGCCCTGCTCGGCCCGCTCACCGCCACCGCTGCCTCCGCGTCCGACGCCCGTGTCCTGGCGGCGCCGTACGCCGTCGTCCCGTACGAGAACGTCAACGTGCGCCAGGGACCGGCCAGTTCGACCGCCAAGGTCGGCAGCGTCGCGGCAGACCAGCCGCGCGGCGCCTACTGCTGGACGCGCGGCGAGACCGTCAGCGACCACGGCGTCACCAACGACGTCTGGGTGCAGCTCGTGGAGGGCTATGTGAGCGCCGTCTACCTCAAGGGCAACGAGTACGGCGACCTGCCCGCCTCCGCGACCTGCTGA
- a CDS encoding peptidase M23 has product MNKLIRRTATALAVATLTTGALAATAQAAPADGDPALTDVYIWATDVQLREDTNTSSNVLAVRSQHWLDAVCQKQGQTVTDPGVGTNSWWTAVQEFAGSDIAWVSNLYLQGGEKIEGVPDC; this is encoded by the coding sequence ATGAACAAGCTCATCCGCCGCACCGCCACCGCGCTCGCCGTGGCCACGCTCACCACCGGCGCCCTCGCCGCCACGGCCCAGGCCGCCCCGGCCGACGGTGACCCGGCCCTCACCGACGTCTACATCTGGGCGACCGACGTCCAGCTCCGCGAGGACACGAACACCTCGTCCAACGTGCTCGCGGTCCGCTCGCAGCACTGGCTGGACGCCGTGTGCCAGAAGCAGGGCCAGACCGTGACCGACCCCGGCGTCGGCACGAACAGCTGGTGGACCGCGGTCCAGGAGTTCGCCGGCAGCGACATCGCCTGGGTCAGCAACCTGTACCTGCAGGGCGGCGAGAAGATCGAGGGCGTCCCGGACTGCTGA
- a CDS encoding carbonic anhydrase, whose translation MNTPHRAVGLKPTATTPARRTLLRAGLTGAAVLGAASTGISTASAAPAATATRPRPTTPAAALRELAAGNRRWRTFREQHPDETSAVRTELTSGQHPFALILGCIDSRVPPELVFDQGLGDLMTVRSGGEVLDEAVLGSVAYGVLELDIPLVMVLGHQSCGAVKAAVESDESGERLPAHIQYLADQIKPAIDRGVAGDARVDATIDANVRLVRSRLAAEPDLAAKVAGGQLAIVGARYELNTQRVHSIV comes from the coding sequence GTGAACACTCCCCACAGAGCAGTCGGCCTCAAGCCGACCGCCACGACGCCCGCCCGACGCACACTCCTGCGCGCCGGGCTGACCGGAGCCGCGGTCCTCGGTGCCGCGTCCACCGGCATCTCCACCGCGTCCGCGGCCCCTGCGGCCACCGCCACGCGGCCCCGTCCCACCACCCCCGCAGCAGCCCTGCGCGAGCTCGCCGCCGGAAACCGGCGCTGGCGCACCTTCCGTGAACAGCACCCGGACGAGACGAGCGCGGTACGGACGGAGTTGACGTCGGGTCAGCATCCCTTCGCTCTCATACTCGGCTGCATCGACTCCCGAGTGCCCCCGGAGCTGGTCTTCGACCAAGGCCTCGGCGATCTGATGACCGTGCGTTCGGGCGGTGAGGTGCTGGACGAGGCGGTCCTCGGCAGCGTCGCTTACGGCGTGCTCGAACTCGACATCCCGCTCGTCATGGTGCTCGGCCACCAGTCGTGCGGTGCCGTGAAGGCCGCTGTCGAGTCGGACGAGTCCGGCGAGCGGTTGCCGGCCCATATCCAGTACCTGGCCGACCAGATCAAGCCGGCCATCGACCGCGGCGTGGCGGGCGACGCCCGCGTCGACGCCACGATCGACGCCAACGTACGGCTCGTACGCTCGCGGCTCGCCGCGGAGCCCGACCTCGCGGCCAAGGTCGCCGGCGGCCAACTGGCCATCGTGGGCGCCCGTTACGAACTGAACACGCAGCGCGTCCACAGCATCGTCTGA
- a CDS encoding flavodoxin family protein, producing MATLLIVHHTPSPNCQALFEAVVSGATAPEIEDVRVVRRAALSATVSDVLAADGYLLGTPANLGYMSGALKHFFDQVYYPCLDETRGRPFGYYVHGGSDVTGAVRGIESVTTGLGWRRAVETVTVTGTPDKADIDACWELGATLAAGLMN from the coding sequence GTGGCCACTTTGCTGATCGTGCATCACACACCGTCGCCGAACTGCCAGGCGCTGTTCGAAGCCGTCGTCTCCGGTGCGACGGCGCCGGAGATCGAAGACGTCCGGGTCGTACGGCGGGCGGCGCTGTCCGCGACGGTGTCCGACGTGCTCGCCGCGGACGGATACCTGCTCGGCACTCCCGCGAACCTCGGCTATATGTCCGGCGCGCTGAAGCATTTCTTCGACCAGGTGTACTACCCGTGCCTGGACGAGACCCGTGGCAGGCCGTTCGGCTATTACGTGCACGGCGGCAGCGATGTCACCGGAGCGGTTCGCGGCATCGAGTCGGTCACGACGGGTCTGGGCTGGCGGCGTGCGGTGGAGACGGTGACCGTGACCGGCACGCCGGACAAGGCCGACATCGACGCGTGCTGGGAACTCGGCGCGACCCTCGCCGCGGGACTGATGAACTGA
- a CDS encoding MFS transporter encodes MALLVIASCQLMVVLDITIVNIALPEIQRDLDFSTTSLSWVVNAYTLTFGGLLLLGGRAGDILGRRRVFIFGVLLFVLASLLGGLSQNAGQLLAARALQGVGGAIASPTSLALISTTFREGPARNRAFGVFAAVSAGGGAIGLLAGGMLVEWLNWRWVLFVNVPIGLLIVLATPRWIRESERHPGHFDVTGALTSTVGMVLLVYGFIRAAQDGWRDPLTLASFGAAVVILLLFILVERRSKQPITPLHMFADRNRAGTYGMMLSLAAAIFGMFFFLTLFVQNVLDFSPLMTGLAFLPVSAVIAVGAGLASQLLPKYGPKPFMVTGAILAAAGLGWLTLTDVHSTYAGSILGPILVFSLGMGMEFVSLTLMALSNVPVHETGAASGLLNATQQVGGSLGLSILVTMFGTASNNEAEKQIPAFLSQATPAERLRFERTGQLPSPWADEVLASGVSAAFIVAAIFTGIAAVIALLVIQVRPSDLERLKGGVGPVP; translated from the coding sequence ATGGCGCTTCTGGTCATCGCCTCATGCCAGTTGATGGTGGTCCTCGACATCACCATCGTGAACATCGCCCTGCCGGAGATCCAGCGGGACCTCGACTTCTCCACGACGAGCCTGTCCTGGGTGGTCAACGCCTACACGCTGACCTTCGGCGGACTGCTGCTGCTCGGCGGGCGGGCCGGCGACATCCTCGGCAGACGGCGCGTGTTCATCTTCGGCGTGCTGCTCTTCGTCCTCGCCTCGCTGCTGGGCGGACTGTCGCAGAACGCCGGCCAACTCCTCGCCGCCCGCGCCCTCCAGGGCGTCGGTGGCGCCATCGCGTCCCCGACCTCGCTCGCCCTGATCAGCACGACGTTCCGCGAAGGCCCCGCACGCAACCGGGCGTTCGGTGTCTTCGCCGCGGTCTCCGCGGGCGGCGGCGCGATCGGGCTGCTGGCCGGCGGGATGTTGGTGGAGTGGCTCAACTGGCGCTGGGTGCTGTTCGTCAACGTGCCGATCGGGCTGCTCATCGTGCTCGCCACCCCGCGCTGGATCCGGGAGTCCGAGCGTCACCCCGGCCACTTCGACGTGACCGGCGCGCTCACCTCGACCGTCGGCATGGTGCTGCTGGTGTACGGGTTCATCCGGGCCGCCCAGGACGGCTGGCGGGACCCGCTCACCCTGGCCTCGTTCGGCGCGGCCGTCGTGATCCTGCTCCTGTTCATCCTCGTCGAACGCCGCTCCAAGCAGCCCATCACGCCCCTGCACATGTTCGCCGACCGCAACCGGGCCGGCACCTACGGGATGATGCTGAGCCTCGCCGCCGCGATCTTCGGCATGTTCTTCTTCCTGACCCTCTTCGTGCAGAACGTGCTGGACTTCAGCCCGCTCATGACCGGCCTGGCCTTCCTGCCGGTGAGCGCGGTCATCGCCGTCGGCGCGGGCCTCGCCTCCCAACTCCTGCCGAAATACGGGCCCAAGCCGTTCATGGTGACGGGCGCGATCCTGGCCGCAGCGGGCCTGGGCTGGCTGACGCTCACCGACGTCCACTCCACGTACGCGGGCAGCATCCTGGGCCCGATCCTCGTCTTCAGCCTCGGCATGGGCATGGAGTTCGTGTCCCTGACCCTGATGGCCCTGTCCAACGTGCCCGTCCACGAGACCGGCGCCGCCTCCGGCCTCCTCAACGCCACCCAGCAGGTCGGCGGGTCCCTCGGACTGTCCATCCTGGTCACGATGTTCGGCACGGCCAGCAACAACGAGGCGGAGAAACAGATCCCGGCCTTCCTGTCCCAGGCGACCCCCGCTGAACGGCTGCGCTTCGAACGCACCGGCCAGCTGCCCTCCCCCTGGGCCGACGAGGTCCTCGCCTCCGGTGTCTCCGCCGCCTTCATCGTGGCCGCGATCTTCACCGGTATCGCCGCGGTGATCGCCCTGCTGGTCATCCAGGTTCGCCCCTCCGATCTGGAACGCCTCAAGGGCGGGGTGGGCCCGGTCCCCTGA
- a CDS encoding rhodanese-like domain-containing protein, translating into MTAASAPVTLDTDEAHARLHELTVIDVRTPGEYAAGHLPGALNIPLDRIRRTLPDLRNAAERSGLLLVCASGARSENARTVLAEQGISAASLAGGTDAWAAAGHDVDRPATRAPRAAWSMERQVRLTAGAIVLLGLLLALLVHPAFQLLSAGIAGGLVFSALTNTCGMALILSKLPHNRPRETDLAATIAALRDR; encoded by the coding sequence ATGACCGCCGCCTCCGCGCCCGTCACCCTCGACACCGACGAGGCCCACGCCCGGTTGCACGAGCTGACCGTCATCGACGTGCGGACCCCCGGCGAGTACGCCGCGGGCCATCTGCCCGGCGCGCTCAACATCCCCCTGGACCGGATCCGGCGCACACTGCCCGACCTGCGGAACGCCGCGGAACGGTCCGGCCTCCTGCTCGTCTGTGCTTCCGGCGCCCGCTCCGAGAACGCCCGTACGGTCCTGGCCGAACAGGGCATCTCCGCCGCCTCCCTGGCGGGCGGCACCGACGCCTGGGCCGCCGCGGGCCACGACGTGGACCGCCCCGCGACCCGCGCCCCTCGCGCGGCCTGGAGCATGGAACGCCAGGTCCGTCTGACCGCCGGCGCCATCGTCCTGCTCGGCCTGCTGCTCGCCCTGTTGGTGCATCCGGCCTTCCAGCTCCTGTCGGCAGGCATCGCCGGAGGCCTGGTCTTCTCCGCGCTCACCAACACCTGCGGAATGGCCCTGATCCTGTCCAAGCTGCCCCACAACCGTCCCCGTGAGACGGACCTCGCCGCCACGATCGCGGCACTGCGCGACAGGTGA